The following are encoded in a window of Amaranthus tricolor cultivar Red isolate AtriRed21 chromosome 2, ASM2621246v1, whole genome shotgun sequence genomic DNA:
- the LOC130806170 gene encoding uncharacterized protein LOC130806170 yields the protein MADEGQEMMTAKMSQRKKYRCLHDWSTLPSELLVDILIRLSDKEMVRCKIICKLWNDTIVNFCIPELFASTPLSKFICEMKRACDLVVAHVPDGPYAKNGEMVSSSEGLRCVFSAPNAIPFIGCWNGLFLFVREGKRTIDVFNPATGQSIEIPASIEVTTRCQVSLAFDPCRSPHFKIVCFCSLSRWFKLHIYSSETGRWDVHKILSDGDDCEHEWCDRTVYANGILYTLSEPDHLLCVDVDHLKVCYIKLPFNIRNNVTGFIGASRNRLCYSNRDFCYMFVWRLEGSLDAPKWVLMHKIRIKSLMSNACVNYRISKYFMPYALDPNSDVIFVGTPKSIFAYDPHGRKVIGTHRVKEYDNYLVDGQETVYPYVRCLVNLKSHEQKPCTSLISSEYVKYTTFIDKLDEGLRAADRTVWDRKVSLFLKRSKEDELHRLPKDFLKFKWSYSWSFEGRSRLSGRFVSISSLKSSHIP from the exons ATGGCAGATGAGGGACAAGAGATGATGACAGCAAAAATGtctcaaagaaaaaaatatcgTTGCTTACATGATTGGTCTACTCTGCCCAGCGAGTTATTAGTGGACATTCTCATTCGCTTATCTGACAAGGAAATGGTGAGATGTAAAATAATATGCAAATTATGGAACGACACTATTGTTAATTTTTGCATTCCTGAACTATTTGCTTCAACACCCCTTAGTAAATTTATCTGCGAGATGAAACGTGCCTGTGATTTGGTTGTTGCTCATGTTCCTGATGGACCATATGCTAAAAATGGAGAAATGGTGAGCTCTTCAGAAGGACTTAGATGTGTATTTTCTGCACCAAACGCAATTCCTTTCATTGGATGTTGGAATGGTTTATTTCTCTTTGTTCGAGAGGGTAAAAGAACAATTGATGTGTTCAATCCTGCTACTGGACAATCAATAGAAATTCCTGCAAGTATCGAAGTAACCACTCGTTGTCAGGTTTCATTGGCTTTTGACCCATGTAGGTCACCTCACTTCAAAATAGTTTGCTTTTGTTCATTAAGTCGTTGGTTTAAGTTGCACATATATTCATCAGAGACTGGCAGATGGGATGTCCATAAAATTTTGTCGGATGGTGATGATTGTGAGCATGAGTGGTGTGACCGGACTGTATATGCGAACGGTATTCTTTACACTCTATCTGAACCAGATCATCTTCTCTGTGTTGATGTTGACCATCTGAAAGTATGTTACATTAAACTCCCCTTCAACATCAGAAATAATGTTACCGGATTTATTGGGGCGTCAAGAAATCGTCTTTGTTATTCAAACCGTGACTTCTGTTATATGTTTGTTTGGAGGCTGGAAGGGTCTCTTGATGCTCCAAAGTGGGTTTTAATGCATAAAATCCGCATTAAATCGTTGATGTCAAATGCGTGTGTCAACTATCGTATAAGTAAATACTTCATGCCCTATGCTTTAGATCCTAATTCTGATGTTATTTTCGTTGGGACGCCCAAGTCAATTTTTGCTTACGATCCTCATGGGCGTAAAGTGATAGGAACACATCGGGTAAAGGAATATGATAATTACTTGGTTGATGGCCAAGAAACTGTTTATCCTTATGTTCGTTGTTTAGTAAATTTGAAAAGCCACGAGCAAAAACCCTGCACTTCATTGATTTC ATCAGAGTACGTGAAATATACAACATTTATTGACAAGCTAGATGAAGGGTTGAGGGCAGCAGATCGCACTGTTTGGGATCGAAAAGTAAGCCTTTTTCTTAAAAGATCAAAAGAAGATGAGCTTCATCGTCTCCCAAAAGATTTCTTAAAGTTTAAGTGGTCGTACTCATGGTCGTTTGAAGGAAGGAGCAGGTTGAGCGGTAGGTTTGTGTCAATCAGCTCACTAAAATCTAGTCACATCCCATGA
- the LOC130805067 gene encoding protein trichome birefringence-like 13, translated as MAQHHYNPTSKKPTNPLSLSLTSFLFLSLLCFISLLLAFSVFKSSIPFTSSFQDLHFVSKTPSSNSCDFTDGNWVFDPTIRSTPYDQTCKEIFKGWNCILNNKSNALDISKWKWKPKTCDLPQFDALRFLQRFRDTSIGFIGDSLNRNMFVSLFCTLRRVSSDVKKWHPAKADRGFTFVQYNLTIAYHRTNLLARYGRWSPNANGGVLESLGYKDGYRVDIDVPDSKWVEAPTFHDVVIFNTGHWWWAPSKFNPVTSPMLFFEKGTPIMPPIAPDVGLDKVLRQMILYVESKTRPGSIRIFRTQSPRHFEGGDWDQGGFCPRLKPLVSQEVEELFSVENNGTNVETRLVNDHLYKALKGSSFHVLNLTHMSEFRADAHPSNAGGKKHDDCMHWCLPGITDTWKDLFVAYLDNVKHQN; from the exons ATGGCACAACACCATTACAATCCAACTTCAAAGAAACCCACAAATCCACTATCTCTCTCTTTAACTTCCTTCCTCTTTCTATCTCTCCTTTGCTTCATTTCCCTTCTTCTTGCTTTCTCTGTTTTCAAATCATCCATTCCCTTCACCTCTTCTTTTCAAGATCTTCATTTTGTATCGaaaaccccatcatcaaattCTTGTGATTTCACAGATGGGAATTGGGTTTTTGATCCTACCATTAGATCTACTCCTTATGATCAGACTTGTAAGGAGATTTTCAAGGGTTGGAATTGTATTTTGAATAACAAGTCTAATGCTTTGGATATTTCTAAGTGGAAATGGAAGCCTAAAACTTGTGATCTTCCTCAGTTTGATGCTCTAAGATTTCTTCAACGGTTTAGGGACACTAGTATCG GATTTATAGGTGATTCTTTGAACAGAAATAtgtttgtttctctgttttgcACTCTGAGGCGAGTATCAAGTGATGTGAAAAAGTGGCACCCGGCTAAAGCAGATCGAGGATTCACTTTTGTTCAGTACAATCTTACAATTGCTTATCATCGGACAAACTTGTTAGCACGATATGGTAG GTGGTCTCCTAATGCCAATGGTGGTGTGCTAGAATCTCTTGGATACAAGGATGGATACCGAGTTGACATTGATGTCCCTGACAGCAAATGGGTTGAAGCTCCTACCTTCCATGATGTTGTCATCTTTAATACTGGTCATTG GTGGTGGGCTCCTTCCAAATTCAACCCAGTAACGTCGCCTATGCTCTTCTTCGAGAAGGGGACTCCCATAATGCCTCCAATTGCTCCTGATGTTGGTTTGGATAAGGTCTTGAGACAAATG ATATTATATGTCGAAAGCAAAACGCGACCCGGTTCAATAAGAATATTCCGCACACAATCCCCTAGGCATTTTGAGGGAGGTGATTGGGACCAAGGTGGTTTTTGCCCACGCTTAAAGCCTTTGGTGTCACAAGAG GTTGAAGAACTTTTCAGTGTCGAGAATAACGGAACCAATGTTGAGACACGCCTCGTTAATGATCACTTGTACAAGGCCCTCAAAGGATCGAGTTTTCATGTATTGAACTTAACCCATATGAGCGAATTTCGAGCAGATGCTCATCCATCAAACGCCGGTGGAAAGAAGCATGATGATTGTATGCATTGGTGCTTACCTGGCATTACAGATACATGGAAGGATTTATTTGTTGCATACTTGGATAATGTAAAACATCAGAACTGA
- the LOC130806297 gene encoding uncharacterized protein LOC130806297 isoform X1 translates to MDTEGLSITCAGLGSVENDEDGNTVYVKEEFCSDNLKDLLRYLRRDDPENREVFKQVCKWDIVSKDLIPIIEFCQDDRNLVINAVKVLVFLTMPLEAMSKDFNEQLEFLWGIKQAITSSNVVTVIVSLLEKPLENLECKAFSEDDWKLVQLVLTLFRNILAVQDISAHQKALGSATIYISLRDDFLDLLFRENVMDLIIIITQHVGSCRYLRHDNFLLLEIYYHIFMGQDPELIAKICLEESKVDEEAKPCLESLRCIMQEETEKRKLTRSHATRHSKFSGTFTRLTLDGSKTMCKGVPSSACDKLLKPEKVHRGRLKRIVKDYVRLPTMKRSILERLHDFIGQFLSGGYNVLMQLVAQDIEKEHDDLQTSDVHMFFHLAQFATCFQFHKFQSTKSNSNADVNTEFSVSDDDDSTLFKGELCGPIASTLNDSMFGLVIAKWQFAFDGLKEIKNNAFLSVAGSLLKIMIRMLDLVLKMMPEKSREPQTARTILYKLFYDQTDQGLTQFLLNMFRSFNAHKQPKSDLADLVEILHVVIRLMEKLQTHGKLRVAKKSRKAKKKQDMKNRENKTVGDDATILNEIQSLGAKNLPPAVDHCDKEGSAEALYDEQEANTVSQLDKIKISRDKRQDSTFSLPVGDLENSHPSYDQLGDEEYNKIGESRRDEESNQIHVSRRDEESNQTHEPLSNHGKASQTKDGDVINGGDDCDSSADEQHTVTNEVDFNMTPLLLSLANSAIISNLCWLLKFYKSNSIATNHYILCLLKRVSDDLDLAPMLYQLSCLVIFYDILNEQKACPNKEYQNIVHFLTTFVRRMMRKMKDQPLLFVDLLFWKTRRDCQYINVEYIRHEVSGFQKGVRKWEHADETDPSQSKNGVRKSFADALGDDEYDVILPNQHFLEKDEDEAAGDATYVNDPGNKAIKENCVEDDLQGIIKRKRRLVLNDKLEEDIKGLYEKYKDNPNCTQLIAESLDPDGNISLAQVFRTCKKLGLQLPSKKSSNIAYLPNDINQDENGKPEIGITLQDSNHRDRSSDLGRPMKVRKRGRAINENQELKIRSLFEHFKDHNRCSHMIAKALDPNGTVTAVQVSRKLKKLGLHTSRMRSKPNKQKMDDVSTDDEDDLDNQPLSLLRKRNKNEDTSSKEHLGSSNYNHSSRSHSDDEQLISSILKKSRTSKDKVADASTNTTNTVREDTRNQSSESLEERDKQKETKGVSSAHQAAKLSEWDERIKYDRLSDTSDGASDHGSPGSDAQNDAILDSGRKRRSLALDDDAGTVQHEHNYSELEDSGDEQAPRTSPENSQKRRKLRIVMDFDDDE, encoded by the exons ATGGATACTGAAGGATTGTCAATTACATGCGCCGGTTTAGGATCTGTCGAAAACGACGAAGATGGAAATACTGTTTATGTCAAGGAAGAATTTTGTTCAG ACAATTTGAAGGATTTGTTAAGGTATTTGCGTCGTGACGATCCGGAAAATCGAGAGGTGTTCAAACAAGTCTGTAAATGGGATATTGTGTCAAAGGATTTGATACCTATTATTGAATTTTGTCAAGATGATCGCAATTTGGTGATAAATGCAG TGAAAGTTTTGGTGTTTCTTACTATGCCTTTGGAAGCCATGTCCAAGGATTTCAACGAGCAGCTAGAATTTCTTTGGGGTATAAAGCAAGCTATCACTTCCAGTAATGTGGTTACTGTTATCGTCTCTTTACTTGAGAAGCCACTTGAAAATTTAGAATG CAAGGCATTCTCTGAGGACGATTGGAAACTTGTCCAACTGGTTCTGACTTTATTTCGAAATATTCTGGCCGTGCAAGACATCTCAGCTCACCAAAAGGCGTTAGGTTCtgctactatatatatatccttGCGAGATGACTTTCTTGACCTATTGTTTAGAGAAAATGTTATGGATTTGATTATAATCATAACTCAGCATGTTGGTTCTTGTCGCTATCTTCGGCATGATAACTTTCTCTTGCTAGAAATATATTATCACATATTCATGGGTCAGGATCCGGAGTTGATTGCTAAAATTTGTCTGGAGGAATCAAAG GTAGATGAAGAAGCCAAACCATGTCTTGAAAGTCTCAGATGTATAATGCAAGAGGAGACAGAAAAGAGAAAGCTTACTAGATCGCATGCTACCCGGCACTCAAAGTTTAGTGGAACCTTTACACGACTTACTTTG GATGGTTCTAAGACAATGTGCAAAGGAGTGCCTAGTTCTGCTTGTGATAAATTACTAAAACCAGAGAAAGTACACCGTGGTCGATTGAAAAGGATTGTGAAAGATTATGTCCGACTGCCCACAATGAAAAGAAGCATCTTGGAGAGACTTCATGACTTTATTGGCCAGTTTTTATCTGGGGGATACAATG TGCTGATGCAGTTAGTTGCCCAAGATATTGAGAAGGAGCACGATGATTTACAAACCAGTGACGTTCACATGTTCTTTCACCTTGCTCAGTTTGCTACATGTTTTCAATTTCATAAATTCCAATCGACAAAG TCAAATTCAAATGCAGATGTCAACACTGAATTTTCTGtcagtgatgatgatgatagcaCATTGTTTAAAGGTGAATTATGTGGGCCCATCGCATCAACCTTGAATGATTCAATGTTTGGATTAGTAATAGCAAAGTGGCAATTTGCTTTTGACGGGTTGAAGGAAATAAAGAACAATGCATTTCTTTCAGTTGCTGGAtcccttttaaaaattatg ATCCGGATGTTGGATTTGGTGCTCAAGATGATGCCTGAAAAATCTAGGGAACCACAAACTGCTCGTACAATACTTTATAAGCTGTTCTATGATCAAACTGATCAAGGGTTGACTCAATTTCTTTTGAATATGTTTAGATCATTCAATGCTCACAAACAACCTAAAAG TGATCTTGCAGATTTGGTTGAGATATTACATGTAGTTATAAGGCTTATGGAGAAGCTGCAAACTCATGGCAAATTAAGG GTTGCCAAAAAATCCAGAAAGGCAAAGAAGAAACAGGACATGAAAAATAGAGAAAACAAAACTGTTGGAGATGATGCCACCATACTGAATGAGATCCAGTCTTTAGGTGCTAAAAATCTTCCTCCTGCTGTTGATCATTGTGATAAGGAAGGGTCAGCAGAGGCACTCTATGATGAGCAAGAAGCGAATACTGTTAGTCAACTTGACAAGATAAAAATATCTAGAGACAAGAGACAAGATTCAACTTTTAGTCTTCCAGTGGGTGATCTTGAGAATTCTCATCCAAGTTATGATCAACTAGGAGATgaagaatataataaaattggCGAGTCACGGAGGGATGAAGAATCTAATCAAATTCACGTGTCACGAAGGGACGAAGAATCTAATCAAACTCATGAGCCACTTAGCAACCATGGTAAAGCCAGTCAAACTAAAGACGGCGATGTTATTAATGGAGGAGATGATTGTGATTCCTCTGCAGATGAACAACACACTGTAACaaatgaagttgattttaacATGACCCCTTTACTACTATCATTGGCAAATAGTGCCATAATCAGTAACCTCTGTTGGTTACTTAAGTTTTACAAGAGCAATTCCATTGCTACAAACCACTACATATTGTGCTTGCTTAAGAGGGTATCAGATGATTTGGATCTTGCTCCCATGCTATATCAG CTGTCCTGCCTTGTCATATTTTATGATATCCTAAACGAGCAGAAGGCATGCCCAAATAAAGAATATCAGAACATTGTCCACTTTTTGACTACTTTTGTAAGGAGGATGATGAGGAAAATGAAGGATCAACCACTTCTTTTTGTGGATTTGTTATTTTGGAAGACACGCAGAGACTGCCAGTACATCAATGTTGAGTATATCCGACATGAGGTTAGTGGATTCCAGAAAGGAGTTAGGAAATGGGAACATGCTGATGAAACTGACCCATCACAAAGCAAAAATGGCGTAAGGAAGAGCTTTGCAGATGCCCTCGGGGATGATGAATATGATGTTATCCTTCCCAATCAACATTTTCTCGAGaa GGACGAAGACGAAGCTGCGGGAGACGCCACTTACGTTAATGATCCTGGGAATAAGGCCAT aaaagagAACTGTGTGGAGGATGATCTTCAAGGGATCATAAAAAGGAAGAGAAGATTGGTTCTCAATGATAAGCTAGAGGAAGACATAAAGGGGCTTTATGAGAA GTACAAGGACAACCCAAATTGTACTCAGTTGATTGCAGAATCTCTTGATCCTGATGGAAATATCTCTCTTGCCCAAGTTTTTCGCACGTGTAAGAAACTAGGATTACAACTTCCGTCAAAAAAGAGCAGCAACATTGCCTATTTACCTAATGATATCAATCAAGACGAAAATGGAAAACCGGAAATAGGCATTACTCTTCAAGACTCAAATCACCGAGACAGATCCTCCGACTTAGGGAGACCAAT GAAGGTTAGAAAGAGAGGCCGTGCTATCAATGAAAATCAGGAGCTGAAAATTAGAAGCCTATTTGAGCA TTTTAAAGATCATAATAGGTGCAGTCACATGATTGCAAAAGCGCTTGACCCGAATGGAACAGTGACAGCAGTCCAAGTGTCCCGTAAACTTAAGAAACTTGGTTTGCACACTTCTCGAATGAGAAGTAAACCAAACAAGCAAAAGATGGACGATGTTTCTACAGATGACGAGGATGATTTAGATAATCAACCTTTGTCTTTGCTCAGGAAAAG GAACAAAAACGAAGACACTTCATCTAAAGAGCATTTGGGCAGTTCAAACTATAATCACTCATCAAGGTCTCATTCAGATGACGAACAATTAATTAGCTCCATTTTAAA AAAATCTAGAACATCAAAAGACAAGGTAGCAGATGCTTCAACTAATACAACAAATACGGTTCGAGAAGATACTAGGAACCAATCTTCTGAAAGTTTAGAAGAAAG GGACAAACAAAAGGAAACCAAGGGCGTAAGTTCAGCACATCAAGCTGCTAAGCTTAGTGAATGGGATGAAAGAATTAAGTATGACAGGCTGTCTGATACTTCAGATGGTGCCTCAGATCATGGCAGCCCTGGAAGCGATGCACAAAATGACGCTATTCTTGACAGCGGTCGTAAGCGTAGATCTCTTGCACTGGATGACGATGCCGGTACTGTGCAGCATGAGCATAATTATAGTGAATTGGAAGATTCAGGGGATGAACAGGCACCTAGAACATCACCTGAGAATTCTCAAAAGAGAAGGAAGCTCAGGATAGTGATGGATTTTGATGACGATGAGTAG
- the LOC130806297 gene encoding topoisomerase 1-associated factor 1 isoform X2, with product MDTEGLSITCAGLGSVENDEDGNTVYVKEEFCSDNLKDLLRYLRRDDPENREVFKQVCKWDIVSKDLIPIIEFCQDDRNLVINAVKVLVFLTMPLEAMSKDFNEQLEFLWGIKQAITSSNVVTVIVSLLEKPLENLECKAFSEDDWKLVQLVLTLFRNILAVQDISAHQKALGSATIYISLRDDFLDLLFRENVMDLIIIITQHVGSCRYLRHDNFLLLEIYYHIFMGQDPELIAKICLEESKVDEEAKPCLESLRCIMQEETEKRKLTRSHATRHSKFSGTFTRLTLDGSKTMCKGVPSSACDKLLKPEKVHRGRLKRIVKDYVRLPTMKRSILERLHDFIGQFLSGGYNVLMQLVAQDIEKEHDDLQTSDVHMFFHLAQFATCFQFHKFQSTKSNSNADVNTEFSVSDDDDSTLFKGELCGPIASTLNDSMFGLVIAKWQFAFDGLKEIKNNAFLSVAGSLLKIMVAKKSRKAKKKQDMKNRENKTVGDDATILNEIQSLGAKNLPPAVDHCDKEGSAEALYDEQEANTVSQLDKIKISRDKRQDSTFSLPVGDLENSHPSYDQLGDEEYNKIGESRRDEESNQIHVSRRDEESNQTHEPLSNHGKASQTKDGDVINGGDDCDSSADEQHTVTNEVDFNMTPLLLSLANSAIISNLCWLLKFYKSNSIATNHYILCLLKRVSDDLDLAPMLYQLSCLVIFYDILNEQKACPNKEYQNIVHFLTTFVRRMMRKMKDQPLLFVDLLFWKTRRDCQYINVEYIRHEVSGFQKGVRKWEHADETDPSQSKNGVRKSFADALGDDEYDVILPNQHFLEKDEDEAAGDATYVNDPGNKAIKENCVEDDLQGIIKRKRRLVLNDKLEEDIKGLYEKYKDNPNCTQLIAESLDPDGNISLAQVFRTCKKLGLQLPSKKSSNIAYLPNDINQDENGKPEIGITLQDSNHRDRSSDLGRPMKVRKRGRAINENQELKIRSLFEHFKDHNRCSHMIAKALDPNGTVTAVQVSRKLKKLGLHTSRMRSKPNKQKMDDVSTDDEDDLDNQPLSLLRKRNKNEDTSSKEHLGSSNYNHSSRSHSDDEQLISSILKKSRTSKDKVADASTNTTNTVREDTRNQSSESLEERDKQKETKGVSSAHQAAKLSEWDERIKYDRLSDTSDGASDHGSPGSDAQNDAILDSGRKRRSLALDDDAGTVQHEHNYSELEDSGDEQAPRTSPENSQKRRKLRIVMDFDDDE from the exons ATGGATACTGAAGGATTGTCAATTACATGCGCCGGTTTAGGATCTGTCGAAAACGACGAAGATGGAAATACTGTTTATGTCAAGGAAGAATTTTGTTCAG ACAATTTGAAGGATTTGTTAAGGTATTTGCGTCGTGACGATCCGGAAAATCGAGAGGTGTTCAAACAAGTCTGTAAATGGGATATTGTGTCAAAGGATTTGATACCTATTATTGAATTTTGTCAAGATGATCGCAATTTGGTGATAAATGCAG TGAAAGTTTTGGTGTTTCTTACTATGCCTTTGGAAGCCATGTCCAAGGATTTCAACGAGCAGCTAGAATTTCTTTGGGGTATAAAGCAAGCTATCACTTCCAGTAATGTGGTTACTGTTATCGTCTCTTTACTTGAGAAGCCACTTGAAAATTTAGAATG CAAGGCATTCTCTGAGGACGATTGGAAACTTGTCCAACTGGTTCTGACTTTATTTCGAAATATTCTGGCCGTGCAAGACATCTCAGCTCACCAAAAGGCGTTAGGTTCtgctactatatatatatccttGCGAGATGACTTTCTTGACCTATTGTTTAGAGAAAATGTTATGGATTTGATTATAATCATAACTCAGCATGTTGGTTCTTGTCGCTATCTTCGGCATGATAACTTTCTCTTGCTAGAAATATATTATCACATATTCATGGGTCAGGATCCGGAGTTGATTGCTAAAATTTGTCTGGAGGAATCAAAG GTAGATGAAGAAGCCAAACCATGTCTTGAAAGTCTCAGATGTATAATGCAAGAGGAGACAGAAAAGAGAAAGCTTACTAGATCGCATGCTACCCGGCACTCAAAGTTTAGTGGAACCTTTACACGACTTACTTTG GATGGTTCTAAGACAATGTGCAAAGGAGTGCCTAGTTCTGCTTGTGATAAATTACTAAAACCAGAGAAAGTACACCGTGGTCGATTGAAAAGGATTGTGAAAGATTATGTCCGACTGCCCACAATGAAAAGAAGCATCTTGGAGAGACTTCATGACTTTATTGGCCAGTTTTTATCTGGGGGATACAATG TGCTGATGCAGTTAGTTGCCCAAGATATTGAGAAGGAGCACGATGATTTACAAACCAGTGACGTTCACATGTTCTTTCACCTTGCTCAGTTTGCTACATGTTTTCAATTTCATAAATTCCAATCGACAAAG TCAAATTCAAATGCAGATGTCAACACTGAATTTTCTGtcagtgatgatgatgatagcaCATTGTTTAAAGGTGAATTATGTGGGCCCATCGCATCAACCTTGAATGATTCAATGTTTGGATTAGTAATAGCAAAGTGGCAATTTGCTTTTGACGGGTTGAAGGAAATAAAGAACAATGCATTTCTTTCAGTTGCTGGAtcccttttaaaaattatg GTTGCCAAAAAATCCAGAAAGGCAAAGAAGAAACAGGACATGAAAAATAGAGAAAACAAAACTGTTGGAGATGATGCCACCATACTGAATGAGATCCAGTCTTTAGGTGCTAAAAATCTTCCTCCTGCTGTTGATCATTGTGATAAGGAAGGGTCAGCAGAGGCACTCTATGATGAGCAAGAAGCGAATACTGTTAGTCAACTTGACAAGATAAAAATATCTAGAGACAAGAGACAAGATTCAACTTTTAGTCTTCCAGTGGGTGATCTTGAGAATTCTCATCCAAGTTATGATCAACTAGGAGATgaagaatataataaaattggCGAGTCACGGAGGGATGAAGAATCTAATCAAATTCACGTGTCACGAAGGGACGAAGAATCTAATCAAACTCATGAGCCACTTAGCAACCATGGTAAAGCCAGTCAAACTAAAGACGGCGATGTTATTAATGGAGGAGATGATTGTGATTCCTCTGCAGATGAACAACACACTGTAACaaatgaagttgattttaacATGACCCCTTTACTACTATCATTGGCAAATAGTGCCATAATCAGTAACCTCTGTTGGTTACTTAAGTTTTACAAGAGCAATTCCATTGCTACAAACCACTACATATTGTGCTTGCTTAAGAGGGTATCAGATGATTTGGATCTTGCTCCCATGCTATATCAG CTGTCCTGCCTTGTCATATTTTATGATATCCTAAACGAGCAGAAGGCATGCCCAAATAAAGAATATCAGAACATTGTCCACTTTTTGACTACTTTTGTAAGGAGGATGATGAGGAAAATGAAGGATCAACCACTTCTTTTTGTGGATTTGTTATTTTGGAAGACACGCAGAGACTGCCAGTACATCAATGTTGAGTATATCCGACATGAGGTTAGTGGATTCCAGAAAGGAGTTAGGAAATGGGAACATGCTGATGAAACTGACCCATCACAAAGCAAAAATGGCGTAAGGAAGAGCTTTGCAGATGCCCTCGGGGATGATGAATATGATGTTATCCTTCCCAATCAACATTTTCTCGAGaa GGACGAAGACGAAGCTGCGGGAGACGCCACTTACGTTAATGATCCTGGGAATAAGGCCAT aaaagagAACTGTGTGGAGGATGATCTTCAAGGGATCATAAAAAGGAAGAGAAGATTGGTTCTCAATGATAAGCTAGAGGAAGACATAAAGGGGCTTTATGAGAA GTACAAGGACAACCCAAATTGTACTCAGTTGATTGCAGAATCTCTTGATCCTGATGGAAATATCTCTCTTGCCCAAGTTTTTCGCACGTGTAAGAAACTAGGATTACAACTTCCGTCAAAAAAGAGCAGCAACATTGCCTATTTACCTAATGATATCAATCAAGACGAAAATGGAAAACCGGAAATAGGCATTACTCTTCAAGACTCAAATCACCGAGACAGATCCTCCGACTTAGGGAGACCAAT GAAGGTTAGAAAGAGAGGCCGTGCTATCAATGAAAATCAGGAGCTGAAAATTAGAAGCCTATTTGAGCA TTTTAAAGATCATAATAGGTGCAGTCACATGATTGCAAAAGCGCTTGACCCGAATGGAACAGTGACAGCAGTCCAAGTGTCCCGTAAACTTAAGAAACTTGGTTTGCACACTTCTCGAATGAGAAGTAAACCAAACAAGCAAAAGATGGACGATGTTTCTACAGATGACGAGGATGATTTAGATAATCAACCTTTGTCTTTGCTCAGGAAAAG GAACAAAAACGAAGACACTTCATCTAAAGAGCATTTGGGCAGTTCAAACTATAATCACTCATCAAGGTCTCATTCAGATGACGAACAATTAATTAGCTCCATTTTAAA AAAATCTAGAACATCAAAAGACAAGGTAGCAGATGCTTCAACTAATACAACAAATACGGTTCGAGAAGATACTAGGAACCAATCTTCTGAAAGTTTAGAAGAAAG GGACAAACAAAAGGAAACCAAGGGCGTAAGTTCAGCACATCAAGCTGCTAAGCTTAGTGAATGGGATGAAAGAATTAAGTATGACAGGCTGTCTGATACTTCAGATGGTGCCTCAGATCATGGCAGCCCTGGAAGCGATGCACAAAATGACGCTATTCTTGACAGCGGTCGTAAGCGTAGATCTCTTGCACTGGATGACGATGCCGGTACTGTGCAGCATGAGCATAATTATAGTGAATTGGAAGATTCAGGGGATGAACAGGCACCTAGAACATCACCTGAGAATTCTCAAAAGAGAAGGAAGCTCAGGATAGTGATGGATTTTGATGACGATGAGTAG